The Tropicibacter oceani DNA segment GGCCCAGCAGATCCGCGGTGACCAGTTCGTTGGCCATCGCCTGGATATCATCGTTCAGCAGGATCACGTGATCGCTGTCCCAGCGCATCGGGCGCGAGACGTGCAGCAGGATTTCATCCAGCGACAGGGCGCAGGCCGATAGTTTGTCGGCAATGTTCTCGGTCGGGTGAAAGTGGCCCATGTCGAGACACAGCAGCGTCCCCTTGCGGATGGCATAGCCCATGTAGAATTCGTGGCTGCCGACGGTGCAGGCCTCGACGCCGATGCCGAAAAGCTTGCTTTCCACCGCATCGAGCATCAGACCTTTGTCCTGCTTCGGCGACAGCATCGCATCCAGCGACGCCTGCAGCCGCTGCCGCGCCGCCATACGGTCGATTGGGACGTCCTTGTAACCATCCGGCACCCAGATATTGTTGACACAGGCGCTGCCCAATTCGTTGCCCATTCTCGCCGCGATGTCGCGCGACCGCTGCCCATGCTCGATCCAAAAGTCGCGGACCCCCTTGTCGGGGTGCGACAGGGTCAGGTTGTCGTCGGCCTTTTCATGGGCAAAGAAGGTTGGGTTGAAGTCCAGCCCAATGCCCTGCGCCTTTGCCCAATCGACCCAAGGCGCGAAATGCTTGTATTCGATTTCGTCCCGGTCCGGCGTCTCGTCGGTATCCAGATACATTGCGTGCAGGTTTAGCCGATGCGACCCGGGGATCATGCCATAGGCAAAATCCAGATCGGCGCGCAATTCGTCCGGGGTGCGGGCGCGGCCCGGGTAATTGCCGGTCGCCTGAATGCCGCCGCCGGATGTCCCGGTCTTCTTCTCGAAACCGACCACGTCATCGCCTTGCCAGCAGTGCATGGAAATCGGGATGTCCTTAAGCCGGTTGATTGCGGCTTCGGTGTCGATGCCCCAATCGGCAAACTGCGCCTTGGCGCTGTCATAGGTGCTCATTGTCTGCTCCTCCCCAGCCCGCGCTCAGCGCGTGAACGCCTGAACGTTGCCGGCATCCACGTTCAGGATGTTGCCGGTGGATTTCGCCGAAAGGTCCGATGCCAGGAAATAGGCGGCCTCGGCAATATCCTCGGGCAGGACCGAGCGTTTCAGCATCGAGCGCTGGCGGTACATCTCCTCCAGCCCCTCCTTGTCGGTGCCATAGGTGCCCGCGCGCTGTTCCAGCCAGTCGCCTTCCCAGATCTTCGATCCGCGCAGCACCGCGTCGGGGTTGACCACGTTGACCCGGATACCGGCCTCGGCACCTTCCAGCGCAAGACAGCGGGCAAGGTGAATCTCGCTCGCCTTGGCGGTGCAATAGGCCGCCGCATTGGGACTGGCCGCCAGACCATTCTTGGAGGCGACAAAGACCACCGCGCCGCCCATATTCTGAACGCGCATCAACTTGAACGCTTCACGGCTGACCAGGAAATACCCGGTGGACAGGATATCCATGTTCTTGTTCCACAGCGCCAGCGAGGTTTCTTCGATCGGGGCCGACGAAGCGATACCGGCGTTGGACACCAGGATATCGACGCCGCCGAATTCCACCGAAACCTCGGCATAGGCGCGCGCCACCGCTGTTTCGTCGGTGACATTCATGTTGACCGTGCGCACCACGTCGCGGCCATAGCGCCCGGTCAGGTTCTCCGATGTCGCCGCAAGGGCTTCGTCATTGATGTCGGCCAGCATCACGCAGGCGCCTTCGCGCAGATAGCGCTCGGCCGTGGCCGCGCCGATACCGCCTGCCCCGCCGGTGACCAGCGCCACCCGGCCCGCCAGCGATTTCGGCTTGGGCATGCGTTGCAGCTTGGCCTCTTCCAGAAGCCAATACTCGATGTCAAAGGCCTCCTGCTCGGGCAGGCCGGTGTATTCGCTGACCGAGGACGCCCCGCGCATCACGTTGATCGCATTGACGTAGAACTCGCCAGATATCCGGGCCGTCGCCTTGTCCTTGGCAAAGGTGATCATGCCGACGCCGGGAACAAGATAGACCACGGCATTGGGGTCGCGCAGCGCGGGACTGTCATCGTGCTTGCAGCGGTCGTAATAGGCTTTGTAATCCTCGCGGTAGGCTTCGATCTGCTTTGGCAGACCTGTCAGCACCTCATCAAGATTGCCCTTGGCCGGGTCGAAGTTCACCACCAGCGGGCGGATTTTCGTGCGCAGAAAGTGGTCCGGACAAGAGGTGCCAAGCGCCGCCAGCGGTTCCATGTTCTTTGCATTGACGAATTCAAGCACCGCATCGCTGTCGTTGAAATGGCCGACCATGTGCTGGTTGCCGGAAACGAACCCACGGATGGCGGGCATCAGGCGGGCCGCCACGGCGCGGCGCTCTGCCTCGGACAGGCTCTGGTGTTTCGCGCCGCCAAATGGGGCGACGCCCTCGGTCTTGTCTGCAAGCCACTTGCTGGCCGTGTTGATCACCTCGATCGTCTTGTCATAGCAGGCCTTGGCCGTGTCGCCCCAAGTAAACAGCCCGTGGCTTTCGAGTACGACGCCATCGGCCTCGGGGTTTTCCTCGCAGAACTTGCCCAGCCACAGCCCCAACTCGTAGCCCGGCTTTTTCCACGGCAACCAGCCGATCTTGTCGCCAAAGATCTCTTGTGTCAGGTCTTTGGAATTCTTCGATGCGGCAATGGCGATGATCGCATCGGCGTGGACGTGATCGACGTGCTTGCGCGGCACATAGGCATGCAGAGGCGTGTCGATCGAGGCGGCGCGCGGGTTCAGCTTGTAGGTGCAATGCGGCAGGTAGCCCACCATCTCGTCTTCGAAATCCACCCCGCGATACAGCCCCTTCAACGCCTCCAACTTGTCCATATAAAGCGTGGCGAAACCGTCCATGGTGATCGAGCCGATATCGCCGCCCGAGCCCTTGACCCAAAGCACCTCGACCTGCTGGCCCGTGAGCGGATCGACCTCCATGACCTTGGCCGACGTATTGCCACCGCCATAATTGGTCACCCGCTTGTCTGCACCCAGGATATTGGAGCGATACAGCAACAGCTCCGATTCGCTTTTCCCGGCGGCCTCAGCCTCGTTCCAGCGGTTCTCAAGAAGCTGCGTTTCAACGGTTTTCAGCATGGTGTCCTCCCATATGGCGCCGCGCGCCCTGCATAATGGCTTGGGTCGGACACTGCTGCCTTGCTTTGCTCAAGTCAATCATTTTCGATCATTACTGATCATTCTGCGCTGCAGAATGATCGTTTGTGATTATTTGTGATTGACAGGTTGAGGGGATTCGCGGAATGTGAGCGACCAAGGGAGGACGACATGCACGAAACAGAACGCCACAGGATCATTCTTTCCGCCGTTCAGGATCGCCCTATGGTGACGGTGGCCGACCTGTGCCACCTGACCGAAGCCTCCGAGGCGACGATCCGACGCGACATCGCCGCGCTGCATATGCAAAAGAAACTGCGCCGTGTCCGGGGCGGCGCCGAAGCGATCACCCCGCCGCAGTTCGTGGGCCTGGCCGGCCGACCGTTTTCCGTCAACCAGACGATGCAAAGCCGCCAGAAACAGGCAATTGCCCGGGCGGCGGTCGATCTGTGCGAAGACGGCGACTCGATCATCATCAACGGCGGCACCACGACGTTCCAGATGGTGCATCCGCTGGCCTCGCGCCGCTGCCAGGTCTTTACCAACAGCTTTCCGATCGCCGAGCACCTGCTGAAGCATTCCAAGAACACCATCATGCTGTCCGGGGGCGCGATCTACCGCGAACAGAACATCATCCTGTCGCCCTTCGACAATGATGTGACCCGGAATTTCTATGCCAAGCGGATGTTCATGGGCGCTCAGGGGCTTGGGCCCATCGGGCTGATGGAGGCCGACCCGCTGCTGATCCAGGCCGAGCAGAAGCTGATCGGCCAGGCCGACGAGCTGGTGCTCCTGGTCGACAGCACGAAATTCGACAACCGGTCCAGCCTGGTGCTTTGCCCGCTGGCCCGGATCGACA contains these protein-coding regions:
- a CDS encoding DeoR/GlpR family DNA-binding transcription regulator — protein: MHETERHRIILSAVQDRPMVTVADLCHLTEASEATIRRDIAALHMQKKLRRVRGGAEAITPPQFVGLAGRPFSVNQTMQSRQKQAIARAAVDLCEDGDSIIINGGTTTFQMVHPLASRRCQVFTNSFPIAEHLLKHSKNTIMLSGGAIYREQNIILSPFDNDVTRNFYAKRMFMGAQGLGPIGLMEADPLLIQAEQKLIGQADELVLLVDSTKFDNRSSLVLCPLARIDTVITDEGITDKAAAMLEAADVKLIVAQSGAAQEEDEAAS
- a CDS encoding bifunctional rhamnulose-1-phosphate aldolase/short-chain dehydrogenase, whose protein sequence is MLKTVETQLLENRWNEAEAAGKSESELLLYRSNILGADKRVTNYGGGNTSAKVMEVDPLTGQQVEVLWVKGSGGDIGSITMDGFATLYMDKLEALKGLYRGVDFEDEMVGYLPHCTYKLNPRAASIDTPLHAYVPRKHVDHVHADAIIAIAASKNSKDLTQEIFGDKIGWLPWKKPGYELGLWLGKFCEENPEADGVVLESHGLFTWGDTAKACYDKTIEVINTASKWLADKTEGVAPFGGAKHQSLSEAERRAVAARLMPAIRGFVSGNQHMVGHFNDSDAVLEFVNAKNMEPLAALGTSCPDHFLRTKIRPLVVNFDPAKGNLDEVLTGLPKQIEAYREDYKAYYDRCKHDDSPALRDPNAVVYLVPGVGMITFAKDKATARISGEFYVNAINVMRGASSVSEYTGLPEQEAFDIEYWLLEEAKLQRMPKPKSLAGRVALVTGGAGGIGAATAERYLREGACVMLADINDEALAATSENLTGRYGRDVVRTVNMNVTDETAVARAYAEVSVEFGGVDILVSNAGIASSAPIEETSLALWNKNMDILSTGYFLVSREAFKLMRVQNMGGAVVFVASKNGLAASPNAAAYCTAKASEIHLARCLALEGAEAGIRVNVVNPDAVLRGSKIWEGDWLEQRAGTYGTDKEGLEEMYRQRSMLKRSVLPEDIAEAAYFLASDLSAKSTGNILNVDAGNVQAFTR
- a CDS encoding L-rhamnose isomerase, with the protein product MSTYDSAKAQFADWGIDTEAAINRLKDIPISMHCWQGDDVVGFEKKTGTSGGGIQATGNYPGRARTPDELRADLDFAYGMIPGSHRLNLHAMYLDTDETPDRDEIEYKHFAPWVDWAKAQGIGLDFNPTFFAHEKADDNLTLSHPDKGVRDFWIEHGQRSRDIAARMGNELGSACVNNIWVPDGYKDVPIDRMAARQRLQASLDAMLSPKQDKGLMLDAVESKLFGIGVEACTVGSHEFYMGYAIRKGTLLCLDMGHFHPTENIADKLSACALSLDEILLHVSRPMRWDSDHVILLNDDIQAMANELVTADLLGRTRIGLDFFDATISRTAAWVIGTRNMQKALLRALLLPLDQLRKAEEALDFTTRFMLTEEFKDLPFGAVWAEFCARNDAPTGTTLINDLEAYQSSVSAR